A region of the Polaribacter sp. L3A8 genome:
AAATTATTTATTTTACTACTTTTTATTTTTGGTCTTAAAAAAGCGGTTTGTAAAAGAGTGTTAGCCATTCCGTATGCATTTCCTTTATACGAATTGTATTCACTTTTAAAATCATTTACACAAAACGATCTACTAAACAATACGTATTTTTTAACCTCTTGGTTTGTTAATTTCTCAAATCTATCTAAAATTTTATGAAAATATTCTTCTCTAAGTGCTGCTGTATCTTCAATTCCAGGTGCTAAAGGAATCAAGAAAAAACCAGCTTCTTTGCCTTCTGGTGCCGAAGTTTTATCTGTAATTGACGTAAAATTTGCATAAAAAAGCGGATCTGTTGGCCATTGTGGATCATCGTAAATTTCTTTGGCGTGTGCATCAAAATCTGTATCAAAAAACAATGTATGATGACTTACGTTTGCTATTTTTTTATCAAAACCAACATAAAATAATAAAGAAGATGGAGCAAATGTTTTTTTACCCCAATACCCTTCAGAGTATTGTCTTACAGATTTATCTAACAAGGTTTCTGTATGATGATAATCTGCACCACTTAAAACCAAATCTGTTTTTATTTCTTTTCCATTAACCAACAAACCTGTTACATTTTTAGAAGTATCGGTTATAATTTTCTCCACATTTGCATTGGTTGTAAATGTAACACCTAAACTTTCTGCTAAAGAAACCATTCCTTTAATTACAGTATACATACCTCCTCTTGGATGCCATGTACCGAGTCCGAAATCTGCATAATTCATAAAATTGTAAAATGCAGGTGTATTGCTTGGTTTTGCTCCTAAAAACAACACAGGGAATTCTAATATTTTAATTAGTTTAGGACTCTTAATATTTTTACGAACTTGGGTTCTTATGGTTGAGAAAAACTGAGTAACTCTTGCAATTGTTGTTGTATTTACTAGTTCTAAAGGTGAAACTCCAGGTTGATACACCAAGTCTTTTATAGCAGTGTCATAATTTGATTTTGCCGAATCTAAAAAGGTTTTTAAATGTTTGGCACTTCCTTTTTCTTCGTTTTCAAAAAGGGCGTAAATTTCTTTTAATTCGC
Encoded here:
- a CDS encoding phytoene desaturase family protein, coding for MKKNIYIIGSGFSALSASCYLAKAGYEVTVLEKNDTLGGRARQYKKDGFTFDLGPSWYWMPDVFERFFADFDKKPSDYYTLDKLNPGYEVYFGENTSVKISSELKEIYALFENEEKGSAKHLKTFLDSAKSNYDTAIKDLVYQPGVSPLELVNTTTIARVTQFFSTIRTQVRKNIKSPKLIKILEFPVLFLGAKPSNTPAFYNFMNYADFGLGTWHPRGGMYTVIKGMVSLAESLGVTFTTNANVEKIITDTSKNVTGLLVNGKEIKTDLVLSGADYHHTETLLDKSVRQYSEGYWGKKTFAPSSLLFYVGFDKKIANVSHHTLFFDTDFDAHAKEIYDDPQWPTDPLFYANFTSITDKTSAPEGKEAGFFLIPLAPGIEDTAALREEYFHKILDRFEKLTNQEVKKYVLFSRSFCVNDFKSEYNSYKGNAYGMANTLLQTAFLRPKIKSSKINNLYFTGQLTVPGPGVPPALISGKIASELIFKNQQ